A portion of the Punica granatum isolate Tunisia-2019 chromosome 7, ASM765513v2, whole genome shotgun sequence genome contains these proteins:
- the LOC116215178 gene encoding nuclear pore complex protein GP210-like, whose translation MMEALESGLVQNPPMTKLKITSSPYVNVVEVLGKSKGIPYDCTVDPPFIGGIWYIFLPKSKGMRLDISNSINAILREANNASGSASALFIGGFSIIGMSKDGLHLKLTPDSNETNITILGNTDVEIHWQAQEMMKTSPTRREYSGVGGSAVHEVRGRK comes from the exons ATGATGGAGGCTCTGGAAAGTGGACTGGTTCAAAACCCACCAATGACCAAACTGAAGATAACCTC AAGTCCTTATGTCAATGTAGTTGAAGTTCTTGGAAAAAGCAAAGGGATCCCTTATGATTGCACAGTGGACCCTCCATTCATTGG GGGCATTTGGTACATTTTTTTGCCCAAGTCAAAGGGCATGAGATTGGATATTTCTAATTCAATCAACGCCATATTGAGAGAAGCTAATAATGCCTCGGGATCTGCGTCAGCACTCTTTATTGGAGGGTTTTCAATAATAGGCATGAGCAAG GATGGATTGCATCTAAAGCTGACACCAGACTCGAACGAGACTAACATAACTATTTTGGGTAACACAG ATGTTGAAATCCACTGGCAAGCCCAAGAAATGATGAAGACAAGTCCAACAAGAAGAGAATATTCCGGCGTCGGAGGTTCTGCCGTGCATGAG GTCAGAGGTCGGAAATAG